From one bacterium genomic stretch:
- a CDS encoding DciA family protein, translated as MIEKIGDITKRIVDIWKTEDKNREIDIDVLWNRIIDDNLQGHTYVNGMKNNILYIKVDSSCYLSLLNMKKKEILKKIKDNGFSIKKIVVKL; from the coding sequence ATGATAGAGAAAATTGGGGATATAACAAAAAGGATTGTAGATATATGGAAAACAGAAGATAAAAACAGAGAAATTGATATTGATGTTCTATGGAACAGAATAATAGACGATAATTTACAGGGACATACTTATGTAAATGGTATGAAAAATAACATACTTTACATTAAAGTTGATTCAAGTTGTTATCTATCTCTTCTTAATATGAAAAAAAAGGAAATTTTAAAAAAAATAAAAGATAATGGTTTTTCAATAAAAAAAATTGTTGTAAAATTATAA
- the dnaN gene encoding DNA polymerase III subunit beta: protein MEIIINSRELDSVLNCVSKILPSKSSMEILSGILIEGKDELSFISTDLENTIKVSLKCQFKKGSILIPGKQFISLIKQIPDEEIKIEEKENEVEISNENIKYRFITMNADDFPRISKISSNVSFNIPGNILKDAIDKIKFCVNPNEQKPYFRGGLLEIKENNINLIGTDGRRLSLSKAELESTPSPKIKVLLSFKLLNILTDLLTDELTEISVGKNQITFKFSNILLISQLLAGVEDFPEYDVVIPDEKKCQIAIIDKDKFLSCLKRISLFTSERYNKLKITLNKGIIMVSVVSPEIGQGQEKFEIGYDGEEMNFAFFPEFLIDFLQKVNEEKMVFAFTDKKAPVLMRPQLNNNFLYVTMPLKIE from the coding sequence ATGGAAATAATAATAAATAGTAGGGAATTGGATAGTGTTTTAAATTGTGTTTCTAAAATTCTTCCTTCAAAATCATCAATGGAAATTTTATCTGGAATTTTAATTGAAGGAAAAGATGAATTAAGTTTTATTTCAACAGATCTTGAAAATACTATAAAGGTTTCTTTAAAATGTCAATTCAAAAAGGGGTCAATTTTAATTCCCGGAAAACAATTTATTTCTCTTATTAAACAAATACCTGATGAAGAAATTAAAATAGAAGAAAAAGAAAATGAAGTGGAGATAAGTAATGAAAATATAAAATACAGATTTATAACAATGAATGCCGATGATTTTCCCCGCATTTCAAAAATATCTTCTAATGTAAGTTTTAATATACCTGGAAATATATTAAAAGATGCAATTGATAAAATTAAATTTTGTGTTAATCCAAATGAACAAAAGCCATATTTTAGAGGAGGACTTTTAGAAATAAAAGAGAATAACATAAACTTAATAGGCACTGATGGAAGACGACTTTCTTTAAGTAAGGCAGAATTAGAAAGCACCCCTTCTCCCAAAATAAAAGTTCTTCTCTCTTTTAAACTCTTAAATATATTAACAGACCTATTAACTGATGAACTAACAGAAATTTCAGTTGGTAAAAATCAAATTACTTTTAAATTTTCCAATATTCTTCTTATATCTCAATTATTAGCAGGAGTGGAGGATTTTCCTGAATATGATGTAGTTATTCCTGATGAAAAAAAATGTCAAATTGCTATTATTGACAAAGATAAATTTCTTTCATGTCTTAAAAGAATATCCCTTTTTACAAGTGAAAGATATAATAAATTAAAAATTACTTTAAATAAAGGAATAATAATGGTCTCTGTTGTTTCTCCTGAAATTGGTCAGGGACAGGAAAAATTTGAAATTGGGTATGATGGAGAAGAAATGAACTTTGCTTTCTTTCCTGAATTTTTAATTGATTTTTTACAAAAAGTCAATGAAGAAAAAATGGTCTTTGCTTTTACTGATAAAAAAGCACCTGTTTTAATGAGACCACAACTTAATAATAACTTTTTGTATGTTACAATGCCTTTGAAAATAGAATGA
- the dnaA gene encoding chromosomal replication initiator protein DnaA, producing the protein MEKFEVENLSQHIFNNIKEQINNPRGYDIWIKPVKIIDFDGEILHIQIPNRAFYRGFFPFLEIIKEEFSKLYGFYPKIDISYGEEEKSDRKLLEINLNPEYTFENFIVGPCNRLAHAAALAVAQSPGIAYNPLFIYGKVGLGKTHLMQAIGHYIKNRSDLKMAYIPAEFFVNEYIQSIKNKTTYNFRNKFRNLDFLLIDDIHFIAGKGGSQEEFFHTFNFLYDNKKQMILSSDRPPKEITAIEERIISRFEWGLVVDLQPPDFETRVAILKKKAEIRNIVINDDIIFLIAEKVEDNIRVLEGILNRILALSKLTNSEINEELVNEIIDGFKRKGKRKITLETIMEMVCNYFNISEKEIKSGKRIKNILIPRQIAMYLARDLTTSSLNSIGEFFGIKDHTTVINACKKVKKLIENDTYIKNSVENIKRGLSV; encoded by the coding sequence ATGGAAAAATTTGAGGTGGAAAACCTCTCTCAACATATTTTTAATAATATAAAAGAACAAATTAACAATCCAAGAGGTTATGATATATGGATTAAACCAGTAAAAATCATTGATTTTGATGGTGAAATTTTACATATTCAAATTCCCAATAGAGCATTTTATCGGGGATTTTTCCCATTTCTTGAAATAATAAAAGAGGAATTTTCAAAATTATATGGTTTTTACCCAAAAATAGATATATCTTATGGAGAAGAGGAAAAAAGTGATAGGAAACTTCTTGAAATTAATTTGAACCCAGAATATACATTTGAAAATTTTATTGTTGGTCCCTGTAATCGTCTTGCTCATGCTGCTGCTTTAGCAGTTGCTCAATCACCTGGCATTGCATACAATCCTCTTTTTATATATGGAAAAGTTGGATTAGGAAAAACACATCTAATGCAAGCAATAGGTCATTATATCAAGAACAGAAGTGATTTAAAAATGGCTTATATCCCTGCTGAATTCTTTGTAAATGAATATATCCAAAGTATTAAAAATAAAACAACTTACAATTTCAGAAATAAATTTAGAAATTTAGATTTCCTGCTGATTGATGATATCCATTTTATTGCTGGGAAAGGTGGTTCCCAGGAAGAGTTTTTTCATACATTTAACTTTCTCTATGATAATAAAAAACAAATGATTTTATCAAGTGATAGACCTCCAAAAGAAATTACTGCTATTGAAGAAAGAATAATATCAAGGTTTGAATGGGGACTTGTTGTTGACCTTCAACCCCCTGATTTTGAAACAAGAGTTGCAATATTAAAGAAGAAAGCCGAAATTAGAAATATTGTAATAAATGATGATATAATATTTCTAATTGCAGAAAAAGTTGAAGATAACATCAGAGTTCTTGAAGGGATATTAAATAGAATACTTGCTCTTTCAAAACTTACCAATAGTGAAATAAATGAAGAATTAGTAAATGAGATTATTGACGGATTTAAAAGAAAAGGAAAAAGAAAAATTACTCTTGAAACAATAATGGAAATGGTTTGTAATTATTTTAATATATCTGAAAAAGAAATTAAAAGTGGAAAAAGAATTAAAAATATACTAATACCAAGGCAAATTGCAATGTATTTAGCAAGGGACTTAACTACCTCTTCATTAAATTCAATAGGAGAATTTTTTGGTATAAAAGACCATACAACTGTTATCAACGCTTGCAAAAAAGTTAAGAAACTTATTGAAAATGATACATATATAAAAAACAGTGTTGAAAATATTAAAAGGGGGTTAAGTGTATAA